A single genomic interval of Microbacterium hydrocarbonoxydans harbors:
- a CDS encoding substrate-binding domain-containing protein: protein MISIRAPAAVLDGIRSRWSIGPLAVVGYDDGELATALDLTTVRQPFEESGRTALELVLAIVSGSASGHETVRLAPELIARSSTLGVRPAPR from the coding sequence GTGATCTCGATCCGCGCTCCCGCGGCGGTGCTCGACGGCATCCGCTCGCGATGGTCCATCGGCCCGCTCGCCGTCGTCGGCTATGACGACGGCGAACTCGCGACGGCGCTGGATCTGACGACGGTGCGCCAGCCCTTCGAGGAGAGCGGCCGCACCGCTCTCGAACTCGTGCTGGCAATCGTGTCCGGCTCCGCCTCCGGGCACGAGACGGTGCGGCTCGCGCCGGAGCTCATCGCCCGCTCGTCGACCCTGGGCGTCAGACCCGCGCCGCGGTGA